A part of Bacillus thuringiensis genomic DNA contains:
- a CDS encoding YugE family protein: MGTYEKMIEVVKNWDPFQMGPEFYETEASDVVNVVSVFDDPKYIAKKIQHIYFMSFEEVPALGKCEKLAVELLVIKEGGSCSL, from the coding sequence ATGGGTACATATGAAAAGATGATAGAGGTTGTGAAGAATTGGGATCCGTTTCAAATGGGACCGGAGTTTTATGAAACAGAAGCGAGCGATGTTGTGAACGTCGTAAGTGTGTTTGACGATCCAAAATACATCGCAAAGAAGATTCAACATATATACTTTATGTCTTTTGAGGAAGTACCTGCGCTTGGAAAATGTGAGAAGTTAGCTGTGGAATTACTTGTAATAAAAGAAGGCGGAAGTTGTTCATTATAG
- a CDS encoding ArsB/NhaD family transporter: MHETTQELANWQYYFAIAVFLITYAIIISEKINRAVIALLGAALMVIMGVVDLHNAFTKHIEWGTITLLIGMMILVNITSKSGVFQYVAIKAAKGAQGNPIKILISLSLLTALGSAFLDNVTTVLLVVPVTLSITRILQVNPVPYLLSEIIFSNIGGTATLIGDPPNIMIGSANKHLDFNAFLLNLAPIVIIIIAVTAVILYFMYRKQLIADPVQVKKLMSLDEKQYIKDPVLMKKSLTVLGLTIVGFMTHSIFHVDAAIIALTGATVLMLIGVKEHEIEEVFASVEWVTIFFFAGLFVLVGGLIDIGLIKTLAQKVIGITGGDISQASILILWVSGIASATIDNIPFVATMIPLINDMAVGLGLSPSDAQIDVLWWALALGACLGGNGTLIGASANVIVAGIASREGHKFSYMDFLKVGFPIMIVSLIISHIYIYLRYLM, encoded by the coding sequence TTGCACGAAACAACGCAAGAGCTCGCAAACTGGCAGTATTATTTTGCTATCGCAGTCTTTTTAATTACATATGCCATTATTATTTCAGAAAAAATTAATCGCGCTGTCATCGCACTTCTTGGTGCAGCACTTATGGTAATTATGGGGGTCGTTGATTTACACAACGCCTTTACGAAACATATTGAATGGGGGACGATTACGCTACTCATCGGTATGATGATTTTGGTGAACATTACGAGTAAATCGGGTGTCTTCCAATACGTTGCCATTAAAGCAGCAAAAGGAGCTCAAGGAAATCCAATTAAAATTTTAATTTCACTTTCCTTACTTACTGCGCTTGGTTCCGCATTTTTAGATAACGTTACAACTGTACTTCTTGTTGTTCCAGTTACTTTATCTATTACGCGCATACTGCAAGTAAATCCTGTTCCTTATTTACTTTCTGAAATTATTTTTTCAAACATCGGAGGAACAGCAACATTAATTGGTGATCCACCTAACATTATGATCGGTTCTGCAAATAAGCATTTAGATTTCAATGCTTTCTTGCTAAACTTAGCGCCAATCGTAATTATTATTATTGCAGTTACAGCAGTAATACTTTACTTCATGTACCGTAAACAATTAATTGCTGATCCTGTACAAGTTAAAAAATTAATGAGCCTTGATGAAAAACAATACATTAAAGATCCAGTATTAATGAAAAAATCTTTAACAGTACTTGGACTTACAATTGTAGGTTTCATGACTCATTCGATCTTCCATGTTGATGCAGCTATCATTGCCTTAACTGGCGCTACTGTTCTTATGCTAATTGGTGTGAAAGAACATGAAATTGAAGAGGTATTCGCAAGTGTAGAATGGGTAACAATCTTCTTCTTCGCAGGACTATTCGTACTCGTTGGAGGACTTATCGATATCGGGCTTATCAAAACGTTAGCTCAAAAAGTAATTGGAATAACGGGCGGAGATATTTCTCAAGCATCTATCCTTATTCTATGGGTATCTGGTATCGCCTCTGCAACAATCGATAACATTCCATTCGTTGCAACAATGATCCCACTTATTAACGATATGGCAGTTGGGCTAGGTTTATCACCTTCTGACGCACAAATCGACGTATTATGGTGGGCATTAGCATTAGGTGCTTGTCTAGGCGGAAACGGAACATTAATCGGAGCTTCTGCTAACGTAATTGTTGCAGGTATCGCAAGCCGCGAAGGACATAAGTTTAGCTACATGGACTTCCTAAAAGTCGGTTTCCCAATTATGATCGTTTCATTAATTATTTCTCATATTTATATTTATTTACGCTACCTTATGTAG
- the kapD gene encoding 3'-5' exonuclease KapD, protein MDEQQFLFLDFEFTMPQHRKKPKGFFPEIIEVGLVSVVGCKVEDTYSAHVRPKTFPSLTDRCKKFLGIKQEVVDKGISFPELVEKLAEYEKRCKPTIVTWGNMDMKVLKHNCEMAGVDFPFLGQCRDLSLEYKKFFGERNQTGLWKAIEAYGKAGTGKHHCALDDAMTTYNIFKLVEKDKEYLVKPAPPTLGELVDFSKVLKKVSTQ, encoded by the coding sequence ATGGATGAACAACAATTTTTATTTTTGGATTTTGAGTTTACGATGCCCCAGCACAGAAAAAAACCAAAAGGATTTTTCCCGGAAATTATTGAGGTAGGACTCGTTTCGGTTGTTGGCTGTAAGGTAGAAGACACGTATTCTGCTCATGTTAGGCCGAAAACTTTTCCTTCTTTAACGGATCGATGTAAGAAATTTTTAGGAATTAAACAAGAAGTCGTAGATAAAGGAATTTCGTTTCCAGAACTCGTTGAAAAACTTGCAGAATATGAAAAGAGATGTAAACCAACCATTGTTACGTGGGGAAATATGGATATGAAAGTGTTGAAGCACAATTGTGAAATGGCGGGAGTAGACTTTCCATTCTTAGGACAGTGTCGTGACCTATCACTTGAGTATAAGAAGTTTTTTGGGGAGAGAAATCAAACAGGATTGTGGAAAGCAATTGAGGCGTATGGAAAAGCAGGGACGGGTAAGCATCATTGTGCGCTAGATGATGCGATGACGACGTATAACATTTTTAAATTAGTAGAAAAAGATAAAGAGTATTTAGTGAAACCAGCACCTCCAACATTAGGAGAACTCGTTGATTTTTCAAAAGTGTTAAAGAAAGTGAGTACACAGTAA
- a CDS encoding DUF3298 and DUF4163 domain-containing protein, translated as MKQKFCILLLMFSLLTIVPNCTLAAKASNLTIDVQTVTQKGKKPYIEYQINRPSFHNFSDSKFQNKLNFYYKKSTDKFKTKLEKEAKKYYKETEGSSTPFHPYVANVDYKVSLNKPPFLSLYVNYYQYTGGAHGLYTWKANTFDLNEKKLLHLDDVFQQEDKYKEVIRAEIVRQIKQNESIYFPDATEKVMSTKKFHFFLEPDNLVIYFPLYEIAPYSSGIPQFRIPYTLLRDYLKPSYQNILIDNK; from the coding sequence ATGAAACAGAAATTTTGTATATTACTGCTTATGTTCTCCTTGCTGACTATTGTACCAAATTGTACACTAGCCGCCAAAGCATCCAACCTGACAATTGATGTTCAGACTGTAACGCAAAAAGGTAAGAAACCTTATATAGAATATCAAATTAACAGACCTTCTTTTCACAATTTTTCCGATTCTAAATTTCAAAATAAGCTCAATTTCTATTACAAAAAATCTACTGACAAATTTAAAACCAAATTAGAGAAAGAAGCAAAAAAATATTATAAAGAAACAGAAGGGTCTAGCACACCATTTCATCCGTACGTGGCGAATGTTGATTATAAAGTCTCCTTAAACAAACCACCTTTTCTTAGTCTATATGTGAATTACTATCAATATACAGGCGGAGCACACGGTCTGTATACGTGGAAGGCAAACACATTTGATTTAAATGAAAAAAAGTTACTACACTTAGATGATGTATTTCAACAAGAAGATAAATATAAAGAAGTAATCCGTGCTGAGATTGTAAGACAAATTAAACAAAATGAAAGCATTTATTTTCCCGATGCAACTGAAAAGGTCATGAGCACAAAAAAGTTCCACTTCTTTTTAGAACCGGACAATCTCGTCATTTATTTCCCTTTATATGAGATTGCTCCTTATTCAAGCGGTATTCCGCAATTTCGTATTCCATATACGTTGCTAAGAGATTATTTGAAGCCTTCTTATCAAAATATTTTAATTGACAACAAGTAA
- a CDS encoding hotdog fold thioesterase, protein MAKTLMDSLGIELLEMTEDKVVATMPVDERTHQPFGFLHGGASVALAETVASVGSYNLIDQEKCICFGLEINANHIRSKKDGIVTAIGTPIHRGHSTMVWDVRIIDENDDLLCISRCTVAIKEKREK, encoded by the coding sequence ATGGCAAAAACTTTAATGGATTCACTTGGAATTGAGTTGTTAGAGATGACAGAAGATAAGGTGGTTGCTACGATGCCTGTAGATGAGCGTACGCATCAGCCATTTGGATTTTTACACGGTGGTGCTTCTGTTGCGTTAGCAGAAACAGTAGCAAGTGTCGGTTCATACAATTTAATTGATCAAGAGAAATGTATCTGTTTCGGTCTAGAAATTAATGCAAATCACATTCGCTCAAAGAAAGATGGAATTGTAACAGCGATTGGAACACCGATACATAGAGGACATTCAACGATGGTTTGGGATGTGCGTATTATTGATGAGAATGACGATTTACTATGTATATCAAGATGTACAGTAGCAATTAAAGAAAAACGTGAAAAGTAA
- a CDS encoding DNA alkylation repair protein — MHPFVKALQEHFIAHKSLEKAEPMARYMKNHFPFLGIQTPERRQLLKDVIQIHTLPDQKDFQVIVRELWDLPEREFQAAALDIMQKYKKHINETHIPFLEELIVTKSWWDSVDSIVPTFLGGIFLNHPELISAYIPKWIASDNIWLQRAAILFQLKYKQKMDEELLFWIIGQLHSSKEFFIQKAIGWVLREYAKTNPAVVWEYVQNNELAPLSKREAIKHIKQNYGINNEKIGETLS; from the coding sequence ATGCATCCATTTGTAAAAGCATTACAAGAACATTTCATAGCTCATAAAAGCCTTGAAAAAGCAGAACCGATGGCACGTTATATGAAAAATCACTTCCCGTTTCTCGGTATTCAAACTCCCGAGAGAAGACAGTTATTAAAAGACGTTATTCAAATACATACTCTCCCAGATCAAAAAGACTTCCAAGTTATCGTACGTGAGCTTTGGGATTTACCGGAACGTGAATTTCAGGCAGCCGCACTCGATATTATGCAAAAATATAAAAAGCATATAAACGAAACGCATATCCCCTTCTTAGAAGAACTGATTGTCACGAAGTCTTGGTGGGATTCTGTTGATAGCATCGTCCCCACATTTTTAGGTGGTATTTTTTTAAACCACCCGGAATTAATTTCTGCCTATATTCCAAAATGGATTGCATCAGACAACATATGGTTACAACGCGCCGCTATTTTGTTCCAGCTAAAATATAAACAAAAGATGGATGAAGAGCTTCTTTTCTGGATTATTGGACAACTACATTCGTCAAAAGAATTTTTCATTCAAAAAGCGATTGGCTGGGTCCTTCGCGAATACGCAAAAACGAATCCCGCTGTCGTTTGGGAATACGTGCAAAATAACGAGCTTGCCCCGCTCAGCAAACGTGAAGCAATTAAGCACATTAAACAAAATTACGGAATAAATAACGAAAAAATAGGCGAGACTCTATCATAG
- the sodC gene encoding superoxide dismutase [Cu-Zn], with the protein MKKRLFFSCCLLFLMAGCDQGKPKEIDVKLHNASGDEVGTAKVVQQTSGVKITVKGEGFAPGPHGIHVHEIGECKAPRFESSGNHFNPDNKKHGLLNPKGAENGDLPNVIADGSGKIKAEIDAPHITLEEGKTTIHRKDGASIIITENADDGMTQPAGKSGDRIACGVIVKKASDIKKK; encoded by the coding sequence ATGAAAAAACGGCTTTTTTTCAGTTGTTGTTTATTATTTCTGATGGCAGGTTGTGACCAAGGAAAGCCGAAAGAAATTGACGTGAAATTACATAATGCTTCAGGTGATGAAGTGGGGACTGCAAAAGTAGTACAGCAAACAAGCGGAGTGAAAATTACGGTTAAAGGGGAAGGTTTCGCACCTGGCCCGCACGGCATACATGTACACGAAATTGGTGAGTGTAAAGCACCACGATTTGAATCATCTGGGAATCATTTTAATCCTGATAATAAAAAGCATGGACTTCTTAATCCGAAAGGTGCAGAAAATGGAGATTTACCGAACGTAATTGCAGACGGTTCTGGAAAGATTAAAGCAGAAATCGATGCGCCGCACATAACGCTTGAAGAAGGAAAAACGACGATTCATAGAAAAGATGGAGCATCTATTATTATTACAGAAAACGCTGATGATGGTATGACACAACCAGCAGGTAAATCCGGTGATCGAATTGCTTGTGGTGTCATTGTAAAAAAAGCATCGGATATAAAGAAAAAGTAA
- a CDS encoding MalY/PatB family protein — translation MQLFHKAVNRRGTHSTKWDTYKNEELLHAWIADMDFEVPQPIQTALKKRIEHPIFGYTLPPENIGDIICNWTKKQYNWDIQKEWIVFSAGIVPALSTSIQAFTKENESVLVQPPIYPPFFEMVTTNNRQLCVSPLQKQNDTYAINFEHLEKQFQQGVKLMLLCSPHNPIGRVWSKEELAQLGTLCTKYNVIVIADEIHADIIYGDRTHTPFASLSEELATRTITCMAPSKTFNIAGLQASIIIIPNEKLRQAFTAIQYRQGFHGLNTFAYTAMQSAYTECNDWLNEIRLYIEDNARFACKYIKDHIPALSVTKPEGSFLLWIDCSRLQLSQNERTTLLEEKGKIIVEPGEKYGLGGEEHIRINIGCPRSVLEEILNRLRHTFS, via the coding sequence ATGCAACTATTTCATAAAGCAGTCAATCGACGTGGAACTCATAGTACAAAATGGGATACGTATAAAAACGAAGAACTTCTCCATGCTTGGATTGCTGATATGGATTTTGAAGTACCACAACCAATTCAAACTGCTTTAAAGAAACGTATCGAGCATCCTATTTTCGGCTATACACTTCCTCCCGAAAATATTGGAGATATTATTTGTAACTGGACAAAAAAACAGTACAACTGGGATATTCAAAAAGAATGGATTGTCTTTAGCGCGGGAATCGTTCCAGCTCTTAGTACAAGCATACAGGCCTTCACAAAGGAAAATGAATCTGTTCTCGTACAACCACCTATTTATCCACCATTTTTCGAAATGGTTACAACAAACAATAGACAATTATGCGTGAGTCCATTACAGAAACAAAATGATACATATGCGATAAACTTCGAGCATTTAGAAAAGCAATTTCAACAAGGCGTCAAGCTCATGCTTCTTTGTAGTCCTCACAATCCAATCGGGCGTGTTTGGTCAAAAGAGGAACTCGCACAGCTTGGCACGTTATGTACAAAGTATAATGTAATCGTTATCGCGGATGAAATTCATGCCGATATTATTTATGGAGATCGTACTCATACGCCATTTGCTTCTTTATCTGAAGAATTAGCAACACGCACCATTACTTGTATGGCTCCGAGTAAAACATTTAATATCGCCGGATTACAGGCATCGATTATTATCATTCCAAACGAAAAACTCCGTCAAGCCTTTACAGCTATCCAATATAGACAAGGTTTCCACGGATTAAATACATTTGCCTATACAGCGATGCAAAGTGCCTATACAGAATGCAACGATTGGCTAAATGAAATTCGATTATATATAGAAGATAACGCTAGGTTCGCTTGTAAATATATTAAAGATCACATACCTGCTCTTTCTGTAACGAAACCAGAAGGTAGTTTTTTATTGTGGATTGATTGCTCTCGCCTACAGCTTTCTCAAAACGAACGCACCACACTGCTTGAGGAAAAAGGGAAAATCATCGTTGAACCTGGTGAGAAATACGGATTAGGCGGAGAAGAACATATTCGAATTAACATCGGCTGTCCAAGATCTGTTTTAGAGGAAATTTTAAATAGACTGCGCCATACTTTTTCATAA
- a CDS encoding glycine--tRNA ligase, translated as MYSMEQVVNLAKHRGFVFPGSEIYGGLANTWDYGPLGIELKNNVKKAWWKKFIQESPHNVGLDAAILMNPKTWIASGHVGNFNDPMIDCKKCKARHRADKLIEDALDTKGIEMVVDGLTFDQMADLMKEHEVKCPDCGSEDFTEIRQFNLMFKTFQGVTESSTNEIFLRPETAQGIFVNFKNVQRSMRKKLPFGIGQIGKSFRNEITPGNFTFRTREFEQMELEFFCKPGEDLEWFAFWRETCKNWLLSLGMTEESMRLRDHGEEELSHYSNATTDIEFRFPFGWGELWGVASRTDFDLKRHMEHSNEDFNYIDPQTNERYVPYCIEPSLGADRVTLAFLCDAYEEEQLENDSRTVLRFHPALAPYKAAILPLSKKLSEGATEVFAELAKDFMVDFDETGSIGKRYRRQDEIGTPFCITYDFDSVEDKAVTVRDRDTMEQVRMPISELKGFLEKKIQF; from the coding sequence ATGTATTCAATGGAACAAGTAGTAAACTTAGCGAAACATCGCGGTTTTGTTTTCCCTGGTTCTGAAATTTACGGTGGTCTTGCAAACACTTGGGATTACGGTCCACTTGGAATCGAATTAAAAAATAACGTTAAAAAAGCTTGGTGGAAAAAATTCATTCAAGAATCTCCACATAACGTTGGTTTAGACGCAGCTATTTTAATGAACCCAAAAACTTGGATCGCTTCTGGTCACGTTGGTAACTTCAACGATCCAATGATCGACTGTAAAAAATGTAAAGCGCGTCACCGTGCTGACAAATTAATTGAAGATGCATTAGATACAAAAGGCATCGAAATGGTTGTTGATGGTCTTACTTTCGACCAAATGGCTGACTTAATGAAAGAACATGAAGTAAAATGTCCTGATTGTGGTAGTGAAGATTTCACTGAAATCCGTCAGTTCAACTTAATGTTCAAAACATTCCAAGGTGTTACCGAGTCTAGCACGAACGAAATCTTCCTTCGTCCTGAAACAGCACAAGGTATTTTCGTAAACTTCAAAAACGTACAACGCTCTATGCGTAAAAAACTTCCATTTGGTATTGGCCAAATCGGTAAGAGCTTCCGTAACGAAATTACGCCTGGTAACTTCACATTCCGTACACGCGAATTCGAACAAATGGAACTTGAATTCTTCTGTAAGCCTGGTGAAGATTTAGAGTGGTTCGCATTCTGGCGTGAAACTTGTAAGAACTGGTTACTTTCACTTGGTATGACTGAAGAAAGCATGCGTCTTCGTGACCACGGTGAAGAGGAATTATCTCACTACAGTAACGCAACAACTGATATTGAATTCAGATTCCCATTCGGTTGGGGCGAACTTTGGGGCGTAGCATCTCGTACAGACTTCGATTTAAAACGTCACATGGAACACTCTAACGAAGACTTTAACTATATCGATCCACAAACGAATGAGCGTTACGTACCGTACTGCATCGAGCCATCTTTAGGTGCTGACCGCGTAACATTAGCATTCTTATGTGATGCATATGAAGAAGAGCAATTAGAAAATGATTCTCGTACAGTTCTTCGTTTCCACCCTGCTTTAGCACCATACAAAGCAGCAATCTTACCATTATCTAAGAAGCTATCTGAAGGTGCTACTGAAGTATTCGCAGAACTAGCTAAAGACTTCATGGTAGACTTTGACGAAACTGGCTCTATCGGTAAACGTTACCGTCGTCAAGACGAAATCGGTACACCATTCTGTATCACTTACGACTTCGACTCAGTTGAAGATAAAGCTGTTACAGTACGTGACCGTGACACAATGGAACAAGTTCGTATGCCAATTAGCGAACTAAAAGGTTTCTTAGAGAAGAAAATCCAGTTCTAA
- a CDS encoding kinase-associated lipoprotein B translates to MRETFEIGEIVTGIYKTGKYIGEVTNSRPGSYVVKVLAVLKHPVQGDLHNVKQADVPFFHERRALAFREQTNIPEQMVKKYEGEIPEYTESLKLALETQMNSFSEDDSPFAVRSLETLEQLKKDYKL, encoded by the coding sequence ATGAGAGAAACATTTGAAATTGGCGAAATCGTTACTGGTATTTATAAAACTGGAAAATACATCGGCGAAGTTACAAATAGCCGCCCTGGCAGTTACGTCGTAAAAGTGTTAGCTGTTTTAAAACATCCGGTGCAAGGTGACTTACATAACGTAAAACAAGCTGACGTACCATTTTTCCATGAAAGACGCGCCTTAGCTTTCCGTGAACAAACGAACATTCCGGAGCAAATGGTGAAGAAATATGAAGGAGAAATTCCAGAGTATACAGAGTCACTCAAATTAGCATTAGAAACTCAAATGAATTCATTTTCTGAAGATGATTCACCTTTTGCGGTTCGTAGTCTAGAAACATTAGAGCAGTTAAAAAAAGACTACAAACTTTAA
- a CDS encoding biotin transporter BioY, translated as MRRFHVLDLALAAMFVALMAIGANIVSWAPFLQVAGIPLSMQPFFAILAGLLLGSRLGALSMTVYMLVGVAGAPIFANFKAGFGALLDPTGGFIIAFIIVAYVSGKLVEQKEKPTFRTFAIASFTGIILTYIIGTTYMYGAVNLFMGGNMSYKTAWMIMMWFAVKDIVFTIIGAIIAPRIYYAVRRSAYQHSHSTIS; from the coding sequence ATGAGGAGATTTCATGTTTTAGATTTAGCATTAGCTGCCATGTTCGTCGCTCTTATGGCCATTGGTGCAAATATTGTATCTTGGGCACCATTCCTACAAGTAGCAGGCATCCCATTATCTATGCAACCATTTTTCGCAATTTTAGCAGGGCTTCTTCTTGGAAGTAGACTTGGTGCATTATCAATGACTGTTTACATGCTTGTTGGAGTAGCAGGTGCACCAATCTTCGCTAACTTCAAAGCAGGATTTGGGGCACTTCTAGATCCTACTGGTGGTTTTATTATCGCATTTATTATCGTTGCTTACGTATCAGGAAAACTAGTAGAACAAAAGGAAAAACCAACATTTCGTACATTTGCAATTGCCTCTTTCACAGGAATCATTTTAACTTATATTATCGGTACTACTTATATGTACGGGGCAGTCAATCTCTTCATGGGCGGTAATATGAGCTATAAAACAGCTTGGATGATTATGATGTGGTTCGCAGTAAAAGATATTGTATTTACCATTATCGGTGCTATTATCGCACCTCGTATATACTATGCTGTACGTCGTTCCGCTTATCAGCATTCTCATTCGACGATTTCATAA
- the galU gene encoding UTP--glucose-1-phosphate uridylyltransferase GalU — protein sequence MKRVRKAIIPAAGLGTRFLPATKAMPKEMLPIVDKPTIQYIVEEAIKSGIEDIIIVTGKTKRSIEDHFDNAFELEQNLLEKKKYELLEKVQASSKMVDIHYIRQKEPKGLGHAVWCARKFIGDEPFAVLLGDDIVQAEKPCLRQLIEEYDKTLSSVIGVQTVPEDETHRYGIIDPLEQEGRRYQVRNFVEKPAAGTAPSNLAIMGRYVLTPEIFMFLEQQHVGAGGEIQLTDAIQNLNEIQRVFAYDFEGKRYDVGEKLGFVQTTIEMALQHPELRDDMVPMMQKILEEYTKQNS from the coding sequence ATGAAAAGAGTAAGAAAAGCGATAATCCCAGCAGCTGGATTAGGAACACGTTTTTTACCAGCTACAAAAGCAATGCCAAAAGAAATGTTACCGATAGTAGATAAACCAACTATCCAATACATTGTAGAAGAAGCGATAAAATCAGGAATCGAAGATATTATTATCGTTACTGGTAAAACGAAGCGCTCTATTGAAGATCATTTTGATAATGCATTTGAGTTAGAGCAAAACTTATTAGAAAAGAAAAAGTATGAGTTACTTGAAAAAGTACAGGCTTCTTCAAAAATGGTAGATATTCACTATATCCGTCAAAAAGAACCAAAAGGATTAGGGCATGCAGTTTGGTGTGCACGTAAATTCATCGGTGACGAGCCGTTTGCTGTTTTATTAGGTGATGATATCGTTCAAGCTGAAAAACCATGTTTACGTCAATTAATTGAAGAATATGATAAAACGCTTTCTTCTGTTATTGGTGTACAAACGGTTCCAGAAGATGAAACACACCGTTATGGAATTATCGACCCATTAGAGCAAGAAGGACGCCGTTACCAAGTTCGCAATTTCGTTGAGAAACCAGCAGCAGGTACAGCACCTTCAAACTTAGCAATTATGGGACGTTACGTTTTAACACCTGAAATCTTCATGTTCTTAGAACAGCAACATGTTGGTGCTGGTGGTGAAATTCAGTTAACAGATGCAATCCAAAACTTAAACGAAATTCAACGTGTATTCGCTTACGATTTCGAAGGAAAGCGCTACGACGTAGGTGAAAAGTTAGGATTCGTTCAAACGACAATCGAAATGGCCCTGCAACACCCAGAATTACGTGATGACATGGTTCCAATGATGCAGAAAATTTTAGAAGAATACACGAAGCAAAATTCTTAA